In one Arenibacter antarcticus genomic region, the following are encoded:
- a CDS encoding LacI family DNA-binding transcriptional regulator, translated as MKKMTLKEIAQVFNVSISTVSKAINDSHEISYGLKTKIQQYAKENKYRPNKLALNLRQKKTKTIGVVVPNILNYFFTQVFSGIEKVANEKGYNLLSCISDESYEKEVKTLEFLGGGTVDGIIVSMAEETQFKSKMDHFQNLLDEHIPLVMFDRVSDDVLCDKVVVDDYEAGYRTAKYFLNLGCTTLAVVSAIDQSSVGRLRVDGYKKALSEADIPFDDRLILRLGKKDDLELLMSLLLNYKQIDGIMALDEITAVEVLRIVKARGYKVQEDISVIGFTNGKLSRYVTPSLTAVSQHGTYLGETAANTLIERMEGRTGKDFSTRIIKTSLVVRDSTKKL; from the coding sequence ATGAAGAAAATGACCTTAAAAGAGATAGCTCAAGTTTTTAATGTTTCCATTTCTACAGTCTCTAAGGCCATTAATGATAGTCATGAAATTAGCTATGGGCTAAAGACTAAGATTCAACAGTACGCCAAGGAAAATAAATATCGGCCCAATAAGCTGGCTCTAAATTTACGTCAGAAGAAAACCAAGACCATTGGAGTGGTAGTGCCAAATATCCTGAATTATTTTTTCACCCAGGTTTTTTCTGGGATAGAAAAAGTGGCGAATGAAAAAGGGTATAATCTGTTGAGTTGTATCAGTGATGAATCTTATGAAAAAGAGGTGAAAACACTGGAGTTTTTAGGAGGTGGTACCGTAGATGGTATCATTGTCTCCATGGCAGAGGAAACACAGTTCAAAAGCAAGATGGACCATTTTCAAAATTTATTGGACGAGCATATTCCCTTGGTGATGTTCGATAGGGTTTCTGATGATGTTTTGTGTGACAAGGTTGTGGTGGACGATTATGAGGCAGGGTATCGCACTGCTAAATACTTTCTAAACTTAGGTTGTACTACCCTTGCCGTAGTGTCTGCAATTGACCAATCTAGCGTAGGTAGGTTACGGGTAGATGGATATAAAAAAGCCCTTAGTGAAGCTGATATCCCTTTTGACGACCGCTTAATACTTCGGCTGGGTAAAAAGGACGATCTAGAGCTATTGATGTCCCTTTTATTGAACTACAAACAGATAGATGGCATTATGGCTCTGGATGAGATTACCGCCGTTGAGGTTTTAAGAATAGTAAAGGCCAGAGGGTATAAGGTGCAGGAGGATATTTCCGTAATCGGTTTTACCAATGGTAAATTGTCACGTTATGTGACCCCATCTCTTACCGCCGTCAGCCAACATGGAACCTACCTAGGAGAAACAGCGGCAAATACTCTGATAGAAAGAATGGAAGGTAGAACCGGGAAGGATTTCTCCACCCGAATCATCAAAACAAGTTTAGTAGTACGCGATTCTACCAAAAAATTATAA
- a CDS encoding TRAP transporter small permease: MQTTYKILNKTIEGMLVLIFSLLVLDVVWQVISRYVVGQSSSFTEEFARFSLIWLTVLGAAYINGQREGHLSMDFLLTKLPQKRQHKRNKVIQIFMAIFALGVMVIGGGNLVYITLKLGQLSPALLVPLGFVYAIVPICGLIIIFFSIYHIKITFNPNHNEY; the protein is encoded by the coding sequence ATGCAGACCACCTATAAAATTTTAAACAAGACCATTGAGGGAATGCTTGTGCTTATATTTAGTTTATTGGTACTAGATGTAGTATGGCAAGTGATTTCTAGATACGTAGTAGGGCAATCCAGTTCTTTTACCGAAGAATTTGCCCGCTTTTCTCTAATCTGGTTAACTGTGCTAGGCGCGGCTTATATAAACGGACAAAGGGAAGGGCATCTTTCCATGGATTTTTTACTGACCAAACTCCCTCAAAAGCGACAGCATAAAAGAAATAAGGTCATTCAGATCTTTATGGCCATTTTCGCCCTTGGAGTGATGGTGATCGGCGGTGGAAATTTGGTCTATATCACCCTAAAATTGGGGCAATTGTCACCTGCCTTATTAGTTCCCCTGGGGTTTGTCTATGCTATAGTACCCATTTGTGGTCTCATCATAATATTCTTTTCCATTTATCATATCAAAATAACCTTTAACCCCAACCACAATGAGTATTGA
- the xylA gene encoding xylose isomerase: MAFIGNKEYFKGIGDIKFEGRESDNPLAFKYYNPEQVVAGKTMREHFKFAIAYWHTFCGQGGDPFGPGTQRFEWDQAKDPIQAAKDKADAAFEFISKMGFDYFCFHDFDLIQEGATFSESEKRLSIITDYIKEKKTASGIKLLWGTANCFSNPRYMNGAATNPDFNVVARAGGQIKLALDATIALDGENYVFWGGREGYMSLLNTDMGRELDHMAQFLTMARDYARSQGFKGTFFIEPKPMEPTKHQYDFDTATAIGFLREYGLDKDFKINIEVNHATLAQHTFQHELAVAAKAGMLGSVDANRGDYQNGWDTDQFPNNIQETTEAMLVFLKAGGLQGGGVNFDAKIRRNSTDLDDIFHAHIGGADTFARALLTADRILTSSSYDKMRQERYSSFDTGKGKEFENGKLSLTDLYGLAQENGELTLKSGKQELFENIINQYI, from the coding sequence ATGGCATTTATCGGAAACAAGGAATATTTTAAAGGTATTGGGGATATTAAATTTGAAGGGAGAGAATCTGACAACCCCCTGGCTTTTAAATACTACAATCCAGAACAGGTGGTTGCAGGAAAGACCATGCGTGAACATTTTAAATTTGCTATTGCCTATTGGCATACCTTCTGCGGGCAGGGAGGAGATCCTTTTGGACCAGGGACCCAGCGTTTTGAGTGGGATCAAGCAAAGGACCCAATACAAGCTGCTAAGGATAAAGCCGATGCCGCTTTCGAATTTATTAGTAAAATGGGGTTCGATTATTTCTGCTTTCACGATTTTGACCTTATCCAAGAAGGGGCCACCTTCTCAGAATCCGAAAAACGTTTGAGTATTATTACCGATTACATAAAGGAAAAGAAAACTGCTTCGGGCATAAAATTACTATGGGGTACTGCCAATTGTTTTTCCAATCCCCGATATATGAACGGGGCTGCAACCAATCCAGATTTTAATGTGGTTGCACGGGCAGGGGGACAGATAAAATTAGCTTTGGATGCTACAATAGCCCTAGATGGGGAAAACTATGTCTTCTGGGGCGGAAGGGAAGGGTATATGTCACTTTTAAATACCGATATGGGAAGGGAGTTGGATCATATGGCCCAATTTTTAACTATGGCTAGGGATTATGCCCGTTCCCAAGGATTTAAAGGCACCTTTTTTATTGAGCCCAAGCCTATGGAACCCACCAAACATCAATACGATTTTGACACGGCTACCGCGATAGGATTTTTACGGGAATATGGCCTGGATAAAGATTTTAAAATAAATATCGAGGTAAATCACGCCACCTTAGCACAGCATACCTTTCAGCACGAGTTGGCCGTAGCTGCTAAAGCAGGAATGTTGGGAAGTGTAGATGCCAATAGAGGGGATTATCAGAATGGATGGGATACAGATCAATTTCCCAACAATATCCAAGAAACCACAGAAGCCATGTTGGTTTTTCTAAAGGCTGGTGGCCTACAAGGTGGCGGTGTGAATTTTGATGCCAAAATAAGAAGGAATTCCACTGATTTGGACGATATTTTTCATGCCCATATAGGAGGAGCTGATACCTTTGCACGAGCCTTGTTAACAGCAGATAGGATCCTTACTTCTTCCTCATATGATAAAATGCGTCAAGAGCGATATAGTTCTTTTGATACAGGAAAAGGCAAGGAGTTTGAAAATGGGAAACTCAGTCTTACGGATTTATACGGTTTGGCCCAAGAAAATGGAGAGCTAACATTAAAAAGTGGAAAACAAGAGCTGTTCGAAAATATTATCAACCAATATATTTAA
- a CDS encoding xylulokinase: MYYLGLDIGSSSIKVALVEIANGKQVGVVQEPESEMDIIALKNGWAEQDPKDWWRHVCAGIKNIKAKFNIHQDQIKGIGIAYQMHGLVLLDKQGKPVRNAIIWCDSRAVEIGRKAYATIGEENCKSRLLNSPANFTASKLKWVQENEADLYSRAHKLMLPGDYIAYCFSRIMNTTISGLSEGILWDFKEDSVANLLLEHYGIPNSFIPDIVDTFSLQCTVDEQGALESGLAKGTPILYRAGDQPNNALSLNVFNPGEVAATGGTSGVVYAVTDSLSGKESTRVNNFAHVNYNKSTARIGKLLNINGAGIQYRWLLNNLEVGSYEEMNALAKEIPVGSDGVCLIPFGNGAERMLNNRDIGSRLLNINLNNHHKGHICRAALEGVAFSFAYGMEILRSDGIEIQTMRAGNDNLFRSEIFSNTLASLVDQEIEIYDTTGAIGAARAAGIYEGGFEKFSTYITNNDHIHTFKPSKEKASYVKAFNIWKEELEMSINSKK; encoded by the coding sequence ATGTATTATTTGGGATTGGATATTGGAAGCTCTTCCATTAAAGTGGCCTTAGTTGAAATCGCTAATGGCAAACAAGTAGGGGTGGTACAGGAGCCTGAATCTGAAATGGATATTATTGCCTTAAAAAACGGATGGGCTGAGCAGGATCCCAAAGATTGGTGGAGGCATGTCTGTGCGGGAATTAAAAACATAAAGGCAAAATTCAATATTCATCAAGATCAGATTAAAGGAATAGGGATAGCCTATCAGATGCACGGATTGGTATTGCTAGACAAGCAGGGTAAACCAGTTAGAAACGCTATTATCTGGTGCGATAGCAGGGCCGTGGAAATAGGGCGGAAAGCCTATGCAACTATAGGGGAAGAAAACTGTAAGTCGCGCTTACTAAACTCCCCCGCGAATTTTACGGCTTCTAAATTAAAATGGGTACAGGAGAATGAAGCTGATTTATACAGTAGAGCCCATAAATTAATGCTGCCCGGCGATTATATTGCCTATTGTTTCTCTAGAATAATGAATACTACTATTTCCGGACTATCCGAAGGAATCTTATGGGATTTTAAGGAGGATTCAGTTGCCAATTTGTTACTGGAGCATTATGGTATTCCCAACTCTTTTATTCCGGACATTGTGGATACCTTTAGTCTCCAGTGCACGGTAGATGAGCAAGGAGCTCTGGAAAGTGGCTTGGCGAAAGGAACTCCTATATTGTATAGAGCAGGTGACCAACCTAATAATGCCTTGTCCCTAAATGTATTTAACCCTGGGGAAGTAGCGGCAACAGGGGGAACTTCGGGCGTGGTATATGCCGTTACGGATAGCCTTTCTGGCAAGGAGAGTACTAGAGTGAACAATTTTGCCCATGTAAACTACAACAAAAGCACAGCCCGAATTGGTAAATTGTTAAATATTAATGGAGCAGGTATACAGTACCGATGGCTATTGAACAATTTAGAGGTTGGCTCTTATGAGGAGATGAATGCCTTGGCTAAGGAAATTCCTGTCGGTTCGGATGGGGTTTGCTTAATTCCCTTTGGAAACGGGGCAGAGCGAATGCTGAACAATAGGGATATAGGCTCTAGATTATTGAATATAAATCTCAATAATCATCATAAAGGACATATCTGTAGGGCAGCCTTAGAAGGCGTCGCATTTTCCTTTGCCTATGGCATGGAAATCTTAAGATCGGACGGGATTGAGATTCAAACAATGCGTGCCGGGAATGATAATCTGTTCAGGTCGGAAATTTTCTCTAATACCTTGGCCAGCTTGGTAGATCAAGAAATAGAGATCTATGATACCACCGGAGCAATCGGTGCAGCACGAGCGGCAGGTATATATGAGGGTGGATTTGAGAAATTTAGCACTTATATTACCAACAATGACCATATACACACCTTTAAACCTAGTAAGGAGAAGGCCTCATACGTGAAGGCATTTAATATTTGGAAGGAAGAACTGGAAATGAGTATTAACAGTAAAAAATAA
- a CDS encoding bifunctional precorrin-2 dehydrogenase/sirohydrochlorin ferrochelatase has translation MERNELYPIFLKVSQLNILIIGGGNVGLEKLTFMLKSSPHATVEMVAPHFLDATLELAQNHQVKITKDSYNNSYLQGRHMVIATTDKTEVNQQIYHDCRERHILVNVADNPPYCDFYMGGIVTKGNVKVAISTNGKSPTTAKRLRQFFEDVIPENIDDLVKNLNEFRKTIKGDFEEKVETLNEFTKGLVNKKK, from the coding sequence ATGGAAAGGAACGAATTATACCCTATTTTTTTAAAGGTTTCCCAGCTTAACATACTAATTATTGGGGGGGGGAATGTTGGATTAGAAAAACTGACCTTTATGTTGAAATCGAGCCCCCATGCTACAGTAGAAATGGTTGCACCCCATTTTTTGGATGCAACTTTGGAACTCGCACAAAATCATCAGGTAAAAATAACCAAGGACTCCTATAACAATAGCTATTTGCAAGGCAGGCATATGGTGATCGCTACAACCGATAAGACAGAAGTGAATCAACAGATATATCATGATTGTCGGGAAAGGCATATTTTGGTGAATGTTGCGGATAATCCTCCTTATTGTGATTTTTATATGGGCGGTATCGTTACCAAAGGCAATGTAAAAGTTGCCATCTCCACCAATGGAAAATCCCCTACCACTGCCAAGCGTCTACGGCAATTCTTTGAGGATGTAATTCCGGAAAATATAGATGACCTGGTGAAAAATCTGAACGAATTTCGAAAAACGATTAAAGGTGATTTCGAAGAAAAAGTGGAAACCCTAAATGAATTTACGAAAGGCCTAGTCAACAAAAAAAAATAA
- the proB gene encoding glutamate 5-kinase, which translates to MYNQRVVIKVGTNVMTNKDNRIVKPVLDHLVWQIAELYERNIMSILVSSGSVIAGMEVMGESTLTDTATRRQVFSAIGQPRMMRHYYNIFQDYGMKCAQVLATKRDFNPGNHRDNMVNCYEGLLSEGVVPIANEDDAVSLTKSMFSDNDELASLVAELTKADKLIILTDTDGLYSGHPDAKGTEVIKNVSVDQDVEKYIQTIAKGEAEGKGGMGSKLNIAKQTASKNIPTYIANGKRKRVILDIMEGKSVGTKITL; encoded by the coding sequence ATGTATAATCAAAGAGTAGTTATTAAAGTAGGTACCAATGTAATGACTAATAAGGACAATAGGATAGTGAAGCCTGTCCTTGATCATTTGGTATGGCAGATAGCAGAATTGTACGAACGTAATATAATGTCCATTCTAGTGTCTTCTGGTTCCGTAATAGCGGGAATGGAAGTGATGGGAGAAAGCACATTAACCGATACGGCAACAAGACGGCAGGTTTTTTCTGCCATTGGACAACCAAGGATGATGCGCCATTATTATAATATTTTTCAAGATTATGGAATGAAATGCGCCCAGGTTTTGGCAACTAAACGCGATTTTAACCCAGGAAACCACAGGGATAATATGGTGAATTGCTATGAGGGATTATTATCCGAAGGAGTGGTGCCAATCGCTAATGAGGATGATGCCGTTTCCCTTACCAAATCCATGTTCTCCGATAACGATGAGCTTGCCAGTCTGGTTGCTGAGCTTACCAAGGCAGATAAGTTGATCATCCTTACAGATACGGATGGTCTCTATTCGGGACATCCCGATGCAAAGGGCACCGAGGTCATAAAAAACGTTAGCGTAGATCAAGATGTGGAGAAATATATTCAGACCATTGCCAAGGGCGAAGCCGAAGGTAAGGGAGGTATGGGTTCCAAATTAAATATCGCAAAACAGACCGCCTCCAAAAATATACCCACTTATATTGCAAACGGTAAAAGAAAAAGAGTGATATTGGATATTATGGAAGGAAAAAGTGTGGGGACCAAGATTACGTTATAA
- a CDS encoding TRAP transporter large permease has product MSIETISILVLFVSFMGLLAYGVPVAYSIGIATTLTLLINIPYLPATTTISQRMTTGIDNFALLAIPFFILAGEIMNRGGIANRLIEFAKSLIGSLPGGLAYVNIISAMLFGAISGSAIAAASAIGSTLTEKMVKDGYPREFSAAVNISSSTTGLLIPPSNVLIIFALASGGTASVAALFIAGYIPGILVGLAIMGVVYVYALRKGLPKEKRVSFKKLFRDFKNAILSLTLLVIVVGGIVAGIFTATEAAAIAVVYAVLLGFINRELKFSDFRPILLRSARTTAIVMFLIATSMAMSWLFSFESIPQSLTGFLLESVKNPLLVLLFINITLLVVGTFMDMTPAVLIFTPIFLPVVMALGMHPVQFGMVIVLNLCIGICTPPVGTLLFVGSGVAKVPVVKVIKPLMPLLGAMVGVLMMLTYFPELSLWLPRAFGLID; this is encoded by the coding sequence ATGAGTATTGAGACCATAAGTATCCTGGTATTATTTGTCAGCTTTATGGGGCTGTTGGCCTATGGGGTTCCCGTGGCTTATTCTATTGGAATAGCCACTACTCTTACCTTATTGATCAATATTCCCTATTTGCCGGCCACTACTACCATAAGTCAAAGAATGACCACGGGTATCGATAATTTTGCCCTTTTGGCCATTCCGTTTTTTATTTTGGCGGGGGAGATAATGAACAGGGGGGGCATTGCCAATCGGTTGATTGAGTTTGCTAAATCACTGATCGGAAGCCTTCCAGGAGGTCTCGCCTATGTAAATATCATTTCTGCAATGTTATTTGGAGCCATATCGGGATCCGCTATTGCAGCTGCCTCTGCAATAGGAAGTACATTGACAGAAAAAATGGTAAAAGACGGTTATCCAAGGGAGTTCAGTGCAGCCGTAAATATTAGTTCCTCTACGACCGGCCTGTTGATTCCACCTAGTAATGTATTGATCATTTTTGCTTTGGCTAGTGGTGGTACCGCTTCAGTGGCTGCCTTATTTATTGCTGGTTATATTCCTGGTATATTGGTAGGGCTGGCTATTATGGGCGTAGTTTATGTCTATGCGTTAAGGAAAGGATTACCAAAGGAGAAGCGTGTCAGTTTTAAAAAGTTGTTTCGCGATTTTAAAAATGCCATATTAAGCCTAACCCTATTAGTTATTGTGGTTGGAGGTATAGTAGCTGGGATTTTTACGGCTACGGAAGCGGCTGCCATTGCCGTGGTTTACGCTGTTTTACTGGGTTTTATTAATCGGGAACTTAAATTTTCCGATTTTAGGCCTATCCTATTGCGTAGTGCCAGGACTACAGCTATTGTTATGTTTCTGATAGCTACTTCCATGGCCATGTCCTGGTTGTTTTCATTCGAATCCATTCCACAATCCTTAACAGGCTTTTTATTGGAATCGGTGAAAAACCCTTTATTGGTGCTACTTTTTATCAATATTACCTTGTTGGTAGTGGGTACCTTTATGGATATGACCCCAGCCGTTCTTATTTTTACCCCTATTTTTCTACCTGTGGTGATGGCCTTGGGCATGCATCCAGTGCAATTTGGAATGGTAATAGTCTTAAATTTATGTATTGGAATATGTACACCACCTGTAGGAACCTTATTGTTTGTGGGTAGCGGGGTGGCCAAAGTACCGGTGGTTAAAGTAATTAAACCGCTAATGCCACTGCTGGGGGCAATGGTAGGTGTTTTAATGATGCTCACCTATTTTCCGGAGTTATCCTTATGGTTGCCAAGGGCATTTGGATTGATTGATTAA
- the proC gene encoding pyrroline-5-carboxylate reductase codes for MRVLVIGAGNMGLTYAESMSKSKLLKKRNLMILDNSPEKTTSLKKISHFEVYDNLEECLPKADLIFLAVKPFHSEDLFKKIKKLINKEQIIISIMAGVTINTMQEALGVQKIVRAMPNLPAQIGKGVTSYTASKEVSRIELLTIESLLDTTGKSIFVSSENFIDASTGISGSGPAYVFYFMQSMMEAALKMGFSANDSKVLVSKTFEGAVELFNQSDLSPNSWMERVASKGGTTRAALDSMEDNNVKELIKEAAYSAFNRAVELGKEK; via the coding sequence ATGAGAGTATTAGTAATTGGGGCGGGTAACATGGGGTTGACCTATGCGGAGTCTATGTCAAAATCAAAACTTCTAAAAAAGAGAAATTTAATGATCTTGGATAATTCCCCGGAAAAAACCACGTCTTTAAAAAAGATTTCACATTTCGAGGTTTATGATAATTTGGAAGAATGTCTTCCAAAAGCAGATTTAATTTTTCTTGCGGTGAAACCTTTCCATAGTGAAGACCTTTTTAAGAAAATAAAAAAACTGATAAATAAAGAGCAGATAATAATCTCGATAATGGCGGGGGTTACCATAAATACTATGCAGGAAGCTCTGGGAGTGCAAAAGATTGTTAGAGCCATGCCAAACCTCCCGGCACAGATCGGAAAAGGGGTCACCTCCTATACCGCCTCCAAGGAGGTTTCCAGGATAGAGCTTTTGACCATTGAAAGTTTATTGGATACTACCGGAAAATCTATTTTTGTGAGTTCCGAAAACTTTATTGATGCTTCCACTGGAATTTCAGGAAGTGGTCCGGCATATGTTTTTTATTTTATGCAAAGTATGATGGAAGCAGCCTTGAAAATGGGCTTTTCCGCAAATGATAGCAAGGTTTTGGTAAGCAAGACCTTTGAGGGGGCGGTAGAGCTCTTTAACCAGTCGGACCTTTCTCCCAATTCATGGATGGAAAGAGTGGCCTCTAAAGGAGGGACCACTAGGGCCGCATTAGATTCTATGGAAGATAATAATGTAAAGGAACTTATAAAAGAAGCAGCTTATTCCGCCTTTAATAGAGCGGTCGAACTAGGAAAAGAAAAATAA
- a CDS encoding glutamate-5-semialdehyde dehydrogenase, producing MKKYTYKMKLLNTEIKNKVLQSMMRILDGSKNEIIAANKKDLDLFDKSDRAMYDRLIVDEKKVDSMIGAIDEILQQEDPVGKIKSERVLENGLKIQNKTAPFGTIMIIYESRPDVTIEAAVLAFKANNKILLKGGKEAIHSNLALEACWHQALEENGLDKDWIKLLHMNREETQEFLRNPTEKLDLIVPRGGERLIAFVKEHAKCAVLVSGRGNNFLYVDQTADWANSIKVILNAKIEKISACNALDKILVNANIDDYATKMKELNEVLNSHGVSVLVDKSASNILKDNEQIKDEAIWYEEFLAMKCVVGSVGNMEEAIGLINKYSGGHSATIMTKDQDMAGEFMDQVDSAAVYHNASTRFTDGGQMGVGAELAISTDKLHHRGPLGLEQLVTNKYYVYGNGQIRD from the coding sequence ATTAAAAAATATACCTATAAAATGAAATTGTTAAATACAGAAATTAAAAATAAGGTATTACAGTCCATGATGCGGATATTGGATGGCAGTAAAAATGAAATTATAGCTGCAAATAAAAAAGACCTAGATCTTTTTGATAAATCCGATAGAGCCATGTACGATCGACTCATAGTAGACGAAAAAAAAGTAGATAGCATGATTGGGGCCATTGATGAGATTCTCCAACAAGAGGATCCAGTGGGTAAGATTAAATCGGAGCGGGTGCTAGAAAATGGACTTAAGATCCAAAACAAAACCGCACCCTTCGGAACCATTATGATTATTTATGAGTCCAGACCGGATGTAACCATAGAAGCGGCGGTCTTGGCATTTAAAGCCAATAATAAAATATTGCTGAAAGGCGGTAAGGAAGCCATTCATAGTAATTTGGCCCTAGAAGCATGTTGGCATCAAGCCTTGGAAGAAAACGGGCTAGATAAAGATTGGATCAAATTACTCCATATGAACAGGGAGGAAACGCAGGAGTTTTTAAGAAATCCTACGGAAAAATTAGACTTGATCGTACCACGTGGTGGTGAGCGTTTGATTGCCTTTGTGAAGGAACATGCCAAATGTGCGGTATTGGTGAGCGGACGTGGAAACAATTTTTTATATGTGGACCAGACGGCCGATTGGGCAAATAGTATTAAAGTCATCCTCAATGCCAAAATCGAAAAGATTTCGGCCTGCAACGCCTTGGATAAAATTTTGGTGAATGCCAATATCGACGATTATGCCACTAAAATGAAAGAGCTGAACGAAGTCTTAAATTCACACGGTGTCTCTGTTTTGGTCGATAAATCAGCTTCCAATATTCTTAAAGACAATGAACAAATTAAGGATGAAGCCATCTGGTATGAAGAGTTCTTGGCTATGAAATGTGTTGTTGGTTCAGTTGGAAATATGGAGGAGGCCATTGGTCTTATCAATAAATACTCCGGGGGCCATTCGGCAACCATTATGACCAAAGATCAAGATATGGCCGGGGAGTTTATGGACCAAGTGGATAGTGCTGCAGTGTATCACAATGCCTCCACACGGTTTACCGATGGCGGACAAATGGGTGTAGGTGCAGAATTGGCCATCAGTACGGATAAGTTGCATCACAGGGGGCCATTGGGCTTGGAGCAACTAGTGACTAATAAGTACTACGTGTACGGAAATGGACAAATAAGAGACTAA
- a CDS encoding phosphotransferase enzyme family protein — translation MIAVKDTMLNNVLGNFKIDQKNYQFQDINQGYINDTYLVLDQNGPLYILQRVNHNVFKDIKGLMGNIANAFSYLIDTEYTPIALLKTQAGDPYFEEKEKGFWRLMTYINNTTAYDNATDVNIAYEAGKVVGKFHQLLAKAPLDNYVDTIPQFHDLSLREDQFNASLKSAKPEKLEIAKSAISFAKDTLEKLKVIDNSKLPQRICHNDTKLNNILFSKESNKALCLIDLDTIMKGYFYYDFGDAIRTVANQAIEDEQDHRKITFDRLLFEAFVDGLGANGPFLHHEELNTLAWGAVFMPFIHGLRALTDYLNDNIYYKVSYENQNLDRCLSLFHFTNKALQEVDYMDQVIKKKLTPLN, via the coding sequence ATGATAGCAGTCAAGGATACTATGCTCAATAATGTATTGGGCAACTTTAAAATAGACCAAAAAAACTATCAATTCCAGGATATAAACCAGGGGTATATTAACGATACCTATCTGGTACTGGACCAGAATGGACCATTGTACATTTTACAACGGGTTAACCATAATGTTTTTAAGGATATAAAGGGGCTAATGGGGAATATTGCAAATGCCTTCAGCTACCTCATCGATACTGAATACACCCCCATTGCCTTATTGAAAACCCAGGCAGGGGACCCCTATTTTGAAGAAAAAGAAAAAGGGTTCTGGAGATTGATGACTTATATCAACAACACCACGGCTTACGATAATGCAACGGATGTTAACATAGCCTATGAGGCGGGTAAGGTGGTTGGAAAATTTCACCAACTTTTAGCCAAGGCTCCTTTGGATAATTATGTGGATACCATTCCACAATTTCATGACCTTTCTTTACGTGAGGATCAGTTTAACGCTTCCTTAAAATCTGCCAAACCAGAAAAATTGGAAATCGCCAAATCGGCCATTTCCTTTGCCAAGGACACTCTGGAAAAGTTAAAGGTAATTGACAATTCCAAGCTTCCTCAAAGGATCTGCCATAACGACACCAAATTAAACAACATTCTTTTTTCCAAGGAAAGCAATAAGGCCCTTTGCCTAATTGACTTGGATACCATAATGAAAGGATATTTTTACTACGATTTTGGTGATGCCATAAGAACGGTTGCCAATCAGGCTATTGAAGATGAACAGGATCATCGTAAAATTACCTTTGATCGCCTCTTGTTCGAAGCTTTTGTTGACGGTCTAGGAGCAAACGGTCCTTTTTTGCATCACGAAGAATTAAATACTTTGGCCTGGGGAGCAGTATTTATGCCCTTTATTCACGGATTAAGAGCACTTACAGATTATCTGAACGATAATATTTACTACAAGGTTTCTTATGAAAATCAAAATTTAGACCGTTGCCTAAGCCTGTTTCATTTCACGAACAAAGCGCTGCAGGAAGTAGATTATATGGATCAGGTGATAAAGAAAAAGCTAACACCCCTTAACTAA